Proteins co-encoded in one Candida albicans SC5314 chromosome 3, complete sequence genomic window:
- the ALR1 gene encoding Mg(2+) transporter (Putative transporter of divalent cations; hyphal-induced expression; rat catheter biofilm induced), with protein sequence MSDSESYYQNSTTNQPIPRSDEVLDDHRNQITNDCAISDSEDELELKPELESEVVKSEKQQQQHHQEITSDNAKPLTRKSGSSIKKKSNLTDKDRITNPMSLSGGDDTINSGHKNRNYNMSSLRKDFYLKDNTDDNSTNNHTHLAIPIPIPIPTPIITNANKSRRKSQLENLPPLIKKKTIGRNNSNNFENDLVSPMTKMKTNDSEDITNTTSTTANHMKLGIGATTLGVGTGTTATATATATAGGGGRRPSRSSIDSEADSHASRSSQETEEDVCFPMVGDHIRVNGIDFDEIDEFIREEREEAYLQKQMIAKNISRIDEFQNLSKTNTTSGASRHPYHHHSNNNKKNNGGDGSSGSSMAALKYTPKNILKKTLSRFEFTHENSSSSEEIYELKTKQQPPYKYDDQLSLTSSTSSTSGSGSGQVKFGGARISDGINGGSLPDRFSLFHSESEETIHAPDIPSLVSPGQSVRDLFRNGEETWWLDCTCPTDSEMKMLAKAFGIHPLTAEDIRMQETREKVELFKSYYFVCFHTFEADKESEDYLEPINVYIVVFHDGILTFHFSPISHPANVRRRVRQLRDYVDVSADWLCYALIDEITDGFAPVIHGIEYEADAIEDAVFTARDTDFSSMLQRIGESRRKVMTLMRLLSGKADVIKMFAKRCQEEANSSSGYYQRQYNLQQQQQQQAPPPPPPNPIITSPINSTLNLNSLGTSTGGGVGVGGINFGPNPTGNNTNTNTNTTGSPSPPQQQQHGITNKSFPIPDARPRADIALYLGDIQDHIITMFQNLLAYEKIFSRSHSNYLAQLQVESFNSNNKITEMFSKITLIGTMLVPLNLVTGLFGMNVRVPGEGGKNLGWFFGIVGVLIFIIIGSFIFAQWWLKKLNNSIEGQNNGNRPIFNHSSRRSIRSLGLKKHGGNKSIISFPNKYE encoded by the coding sequence ATGTCCGATAGTGAAagttattatcaaaattcaaCTACTAATCAACCTATTCCTAGATCTGATGAAGTATTGGATGATCatagaaatcaaatcacTAATGATTGTGCCATTAGTGATAGTGAAGATGAGTTGGAATTAAAACCAGAATTAGAATCAGAAGTTGTAAAAAGcgaaaaacaacaacaacaacatcatcaagAGATTACATCAGATAATGCTAAACCATTGACTCGTAAATCTGGTTCTtcaattaagaaaaaatcTAATCTTACCGATAAAGATAGAATTACCAACCCTATGAGTTTATctggtggtgatgataCTATTAACAGCGGTCACAAAAATCGTAATTATAACATGAGTTCATTACGTAaagatttttatttaaaagatAATACTGACGACAATTCTACTAATAATCATACTCATCTTgcaattccaattccaattccaattccaacCCCAATTATTACTAATGCTAATaaatcaagaagaaaatctcaattggaaaatttacctccattaattaaaaagaaaactatTGGTCGTaataattctaataattttgaaaatgatttagTTAGTCCCATgacaaaaatgaaaactaATGATAGTGAAGATATTACTAATACTACTAGCACCACTGCTAATCATATGAAACTTGGTATTGGTGCTACAACCCTTGGTGTTGGAACTGGTACTACCGCCACTGCCACTGCCACTGCTActgctggtggtggtggtagaaGACCATCTCGTTCATCTATTGATAGTGAAGCTGATTCTCATGCATCAAGATCATCTCAAGaaactgaagaagatgtTTGTTTTCCTATGGTTGGTGATCATATTAGAGTTAAtggaattgattttgatgaaattgatgaatttattagagaagaaagagaagaagcttatttacaaaaacaaatgattGCTAAAAATATTCTGCgtattgatgaatttcaaaatctttcCAAAACTAATACTACTAGTGGTGCATCTCGTCATccatatcatcatcacagtaataataataaaaaaaataatggtggtgatggtaGTAGTGGTTCTAGTATGGCAGCATTAAAATATACtccaaaaaatattttaaagaaaacattatcaagatttgaatttactcatgaaaattcttcatcttcagaaGAAATTTATGAATTGAAGActaaacaacaaccacctTACAAATATGATGatcaattatcattaacTTCATCTACATCTTCTACTTCTGGATCTGGATCTGGGCAGGTGAAATTTGGTGGAGCAAGAATTTCTGATGGGATTAATGGAGGTTCATTACCTGATAGATTTTCACTTTTCCATTCTGAATCAGAAGAAACTATTCATGCCCCCGATATTCCATCATTAGTATCACCAGGTCAATCTGTTCGAGATTTATTTAGAAATGGTGAAGAAACTTGGTGGTTAGATTGTACTTGTCCTACTGATTCGGAAATGAAAATGTTGGCCAAAGCATTTGGTATTCATCCTTTAACTGCCGAAGATATTCGAATGCAAGAAACTCgtgaaaaagttgaattatttaaaagttattattttgtttgtttccATACTTTTGAAGCTGATAAAGAATCTGAAGATTATTTAGAACCGATAAATgtttatattgttgttttccaTGATGGTATATTAACGTTCCatttttcaccaatttcTCATCCAGCAAATGTTAGAAGAAGAGTTCGTCAATTGAGAGATTATGTCGATGTTAGTGCTGATTGGTTATGTTATGCCTTAATCGATGAAATTACCGATGGTTTTGCCCCCGTGATTCATGGAATTGAATATGAAGCTGATGCCATTGAAGATGCCGTTTTCACTGCTAGAGATACTGATTTTAGTAGTATGTTACAAAGAATTGGTGaatcaagaagaaaagtCATGACTTTAATGAGATTATTATCAGGTAAAGCTGATGTCATTAAAATGTTTGCTAAAAGATGTCAAGAAGAAgctaattcttcttctggttATTATCAACGTCAATATAacttacaacaacaacaacaacaacaggccccaccaccaccaccacctaaCCCTATTATTACTTCACCAATTAATTCAACTTTGAATCTTAATAGTTTAGGAACTTCAACTGGTGGAGGAGTAGGAGTAGGAGGAATTAATTTTGGTCCCAATCCAACTGgaaataatactaatactaatactaaCACTACTGGTTCACCTTCACCacctcaacaacaacaacatggTATCACTAACAAATCTTTCCCCATCCCTGATGCACGTCCAAGAGCTGATATTGCATTATATTTAGGTGATATTCAAGATCATATAATCACCatgtttcaaaatttattagcctatgaaaaaattttcagtCGTTCacattcaaattatttagCTCAATTACAAGTtgaatcattcaattccaataataaaatcacCGAAATGTTTTCTAAAATTACTTTGATTGGGACAATGTTAGTTCCATTAAATTTAGTCACGGGACTTTTTGGTATGAATGTAAGAGTCCCTGGTGAAGGTGGGAAAAATTTAGGTTGGTTTTTCGGAATTGTTGGAGtattaatatttataattattggATCATTTATATTTGCTCAATGGtggttgaaaaaattgaataattcaattgaaggACAAAATAATGGTAATCGACCAATTTTTAATCATTCATCAAGAAGATCAATTAGAAGTTTAGGTTTAAAA
- a CDS encoding uncharacterized protein (Protein of unknown function; Plc1-regulated): MATYAKRRNGNGGGNTFKRARLSTSNSNNNNNNNNNNNNSSTSTSTLLSPISKRSITKSINNKINNNKNGQGQLYDDFLEIYNFQTDTKSNEDKSTNSQLDLFEMPDIDGDKSISRPKKISDDSITGAYKKKVTYNRSNKSKSKSNSNSNSNSNSNSNSNSNSNSNSNSKPKPKPRPKPKPKPVSKNISKINQTSNINPWNELLDNIEESTVYLPKISLIDDENESDENDQVQIGVNKAQEGGETITTTSIINLPILLNFDNEGEDEEEEEEENLQQQLIQSRSLSTSPSNSNSNSNSSKPNKTYAQDRSYLILDQSYIDVKQELGESISRKHDFDNNNNDNTEEEEEKEKEDINNNKLLSSSSSSGGGRVINVHDFKIKSEFKINPILQDIIDGLLSNSFNLQLSSLLEIISKKKKLSISTDTTDMTDMTDMRKGIIDIIIQYVLPLIDSNNKLINWLSSKIIFDIWKSTTIKLKEVEVKVEEKEEKRISFRDTFVNSIQNRLNDIEKNLNLEEENIDELKIIINQIPKIYRSMINELLE, encoded by the coding sequence ATGGCAACATATGCAAAACGACgtaatggtaatggtggtggCAATACATTCAAACGAGCTCGATTGTCAACATCAaatagcaacaacaacaacaacaacaacaacaacaacaacaactctTCAACATCCACATCCACATTATTGTCACCTATATCCAAAAGATCCATTactaaatcaattaacaataaaataaataataacaagaaTGGTCAAGGACAACTATATGATgattttttggaaatttataattttcaGACAgatacaaaatcaaatgaagaTAAAAGTACGAATAGTCAATtagatttatttgaaatgCCAGACATTGATGGTGATAAGTCAATATCAAGGCCAAAGAAGATAAGTGATGATAGTATTACTGGTGCttataaaaagaaagtaacATACAATAGGCTGAATAAactgaaatcaaaatcaaactcaAACTCAAACTCAAACTCAAACTCAAACTCAAACTCAAACTCAAACTCAAACTCAAACTCAAACTccaaaccaaaaccaaaaccaagaccaaaaccaaaaccaaaaccagtatcaaaaaatatactgaaaatcaatcaaactTCTAATATTAATCCATGgaatgaattattagataataTAGAAGAATCAACTGTATATCTACCCAAAAtatctttaattgatgatgaaaatgaatcaGATGAGAATGATCAAGTTCAAATAGGTGTCAATAAAGCTCAAGAAGGAGGAGaaacaattacaacaactagtattataaatttacctatattattaaattttgataatgaaggagaagatgaagaagaagaagaagaagaaaatctacaacaacaattaattcaatcaagatctttatcaacatcaccttcaaattcaaattcaaattcaaattcactGAAACCGAATAAAACATATGCACAAGATCGAAGttatttaattcttgatcaATCATATATTGATGtaaaacaagaattagGTGAATCTATAAGTCGAAAAcatgattttgataacaataataatgataacacagaggaggaggaggaaaaagaaaaagaagatatcaataataataaacttttgtcctcttcttcttcttctggtggtggtagagTGATAAATGTTCatgattttaaaatcaaatcagaatttaaaattaatccAATATTACAAGATATAATTGAtggattattatcaaattcatttaatttacaattatcttcattattagaaataatatcgaaaaagaaaaaattatccATTTCAACAGATACAACAGATATGACAGATATGACAGATATGAGAAAAGgtattattgatataataattcaatatgTATTACCATTGATtgattctaataataaattgattaattggttatcttcaaaaataatatttgatatttggaaatcaacaacaatcaaattaaaagaagTGGAAGTGAAAGTGGAAGAGAAAGAGGAAAAAAGGATATCATTTAGAGACACATTTGTTAATTCTATACAAAATAGAttaaatgatattgaaaagaatttaaatttggaggaggaaaatattgatgaattgaaaatcataattaatcaaatccCCAAAATTTATCGATCAATGATCAATGAGTTATTAGaataa
- the COX7 gene encoding cytochrome c oxidase subunit VII (Putative cytochrome c oxidase; flucytosine induced; repressed by nitric oxide), producing MRMKQPDDQKSEREREKKYRLIIFNSLLILVNTIYFLSSNYPSHHPIYSIMNPQRIIELQKHYQNTPKPLWLRGRQSAFLVYPFYALFAVSTVIPLYYSVRAVAGIKDE from the coding sequence ATGAGAATGAAACAACCAGACGACCAAAAGTctgagagagagagagagaaaaaatatCGGctcattattttcaattcactTTTAATCCTAGTTAATACTAtttactttctttcttctaaCTATCCATCCCACCATCCTATCTATTCAATTATGAATCCAcaaagaattattgaattacaaaaacattatcaaaatacTCCTAAACCATTATGGTTAAGAGGTAGACAATCGGCATTTTTAGTTTATCCATTTTATGCTTTATTTGCTGTTAGTACTGTCATCCCATTATATTATAGTGTTAGAGCTGTTGCTGGTATAAAAgatgaataa
- a CDS encoding ubiquitin-protein ligase (Ortholog(s) have ubiquitin-protein transferase activity and role in protein ubiquitination involved in ubiquitin-dependent protein catabolic process) → MDHSLTSYLLSKITTNLECSICSEIMIIPMTIECGHSFCYDCIYQWFSNKINCPTCRHDIENKPILNIHLKEICHKIIESIIENTSNGDGDGDGDSGGVDHLMNRKLECLKTYNLDVKNKSIFGDLFNNTVTTLIDCSDGVARCGNCHWEVHGSICSHCGTRFRRSTRNINGESEEDEDEEDDDDDDDDEDAFEDVVAGFRQSVEINEYDSDDSFIDSRTANEIPVGTDSDSEISIHINANNNNNNNGNVYDNESNENNNTDDDDDEEEEEYGDNHLGHTESFGNNSAIHDDWHGFESATSSVIDRAFSDDDEEEEEDVSIQRSMNSPYNNDSIELSSSEHENIIQLSGDDEDDSYYDSEDIRDAMEEMDNFNIDNTDYSNEEEDDVVELSDYNSYSDNMISDVDNDDDDDDDDGWW, encoded by the exons ATG GATCATTCTTTAACATCATATTTATTATCGAAAATAACGACAAATTTAGAATGTTCAATATGTTCAGAAATTATGATTATTCCAATGACGATAGAATGTGGTCATTCATTTTGTTATGATTGTATATATCAATGGTTTtctaataaaatcaattgtcCTACTTGTCGTCATGACattgaaaataaaccaattttaaatattcatttaaaagaaatttgtcataaaattattgaatcaataattgaaaacacTTCtaatggtgatggtgatggtgatggtgataGTGGGGGAGTTGATCATTTGATGAATAGAAAATTGGAATGTTTAAAAACTTATAATTTAGAtgttaaaaataaatcaatatttggcgatttatttaataataccGTGACGacattaattgattgttcTGATGGAGTTGCAAGATGTGGGAATTGTCATTGGGAAGTTCATGGATCAATATGTTCTCATTGTGGTACTCGATTTAGAAGatcaacaagaaatatCAATGGAGAAagtgaagaagatgaagatgaagaagatgatgatgatgatgatgatgatgaggatGCATTTGAAGATGTTGTTGCAGGATTTCGTCAAAGTGTggaaataaatgaatatgaTTCTGATGATAGTTTTATTGATAGTAGAACTGCTAATGAAATACCCGTTGGTACTGATAGTGATAGTGAAATCAGTATCCATATTAAtgctaataataataataataataatggtaatgtttatgataatgaaagtaatgaaaataataacactgatgatgatgatgatgaggaggaggaggaatATGGAGATAATCATTTAGGTCATACTGAATCATTTGGTAATAATAGTGCTATTCATGATGATTGGCATGGATTTGAAAGTGCTACATCAAGTGTAATTGATCGAGCGTTTTCTGACGATGatgaggaggaggaggaagatGTTTCTATTCAACGTCTGATGAATAGTCCttataataatgatagtATAGAATTATCAAGTTCTGAACATGAAAATATAATACAATTGAGTggagatgatgaagatgattcATATTATGATTCAGAAGATATACGAGATGCTATGGAAGAAATggataattttaatattgaCAACACTGATTATAgtaatgaagaagaagatgatgtgGTAGAATTAAGTGATTATAATAGCTATAGTGATAATATGATTAGTGATGtagataatgatgatgatgatgatgatgatgatggttgGTGGTAA
- the APL2 gene encoding Apl2p (Phosphorylated protein of unknown function; mutation confers hypersensitivity to toxic ergosterol analog) — translation MSSSYKQTINKNFNKVNSILERKLRKYLVGPKKGETFELKNGLVSQYKHERKDAIQRVIQAMTVGKDVSSLFPDVLKNIATYDLEQKKLVYLYLMNYAKTNPELCILAVNTFVQDTEDPNPLIRALAIRTMGCIRVAKMVEYLEIPLQRTLADENPYVRKTAAICVAKLFDLNPEMCVEFGFLDELKKLLSDPNPMVVANAINALSEIRDMNTNENLEILAFNREVINSLLLCLNECTEWGRITILNTLAEYDTDNSEEANHIMGRVIPQLQHVNPSVVLSSIKAILHHLNAIPVTAQRSNILKKLSAPLVSLVSTSIPEAQYVGLKNIRIILEKYPNVLSKELRVFFIKYSDPLYLKLEKLEIMIRLASEQNSALLLGELKEYAMEFEPALVTKAIKSIGSVAIKLQESAVKAINLLHEIIDERGGDLIINESVTVLVNILRRYPGKNDLATLIIPVISNHVNELNKTEALSGYIWLLGEYPKYFSGLHKKLSDLVDGFLEDDSVLQLNILSTIVKINLELSSNGGSGNSQYSNLLQKVLELATKECENADVRDKAYIYWRLLSSSSSEDQQKKILLTKLPPIETTISSFSPGLLETLLDELSTLSSVYYKPAKSFIDPNAYSRVPVEKKNKTKIEDLKNMAKEEIITNARNDNLLDFDDDDEEGDGVSGSNGDSGNVGNLLDELNDLFSTPPPPPSSSSQNSQSQIAGGQTSTNDILSLFDTINTTTTTTTTPQQSTQSSTTYGIENLSVSGNASTMTKNKNNVNNDLLDLF, via the coding sequence ATGTCGTCATcttataaacaaacaatcaacaaaaatttcaataaagtCAATAGTATTCTTGAACGAAAATTACGGAAATACCTTGTTGGTCCTAAAAAAGGTGAAacttttgaattgaaaaatggattAGTATCACAATATAAACATGAACGTAAAGATGCTATTCAAAGAGTGATTCAAGCAATGACTGTTGGTAAAGAtgtatcatcattatttcctgatgttttaaaaaatattgcCACTTATGATttagaacaaaaaaaattggtttatttatatttaatgaattatgCTAAAACTAATCCTGAATTATGTATTTTAGCAGTTAATACATTTGTACAAGATACTGAAGATCCCAATCCTTTAATTAGAGCATTAGCAATTCGAACTATGGGATGTATTAGAGTGGCTAAAATGGTGGAATATTTAGAAATTCCTTTACAAAGAACTTTAGCTGATGAAAATCCTTATGTTAGAAAAACTGCTGCCATATGTGTTgctaaattatttgatttaaatcCAGAAATGTGTGttgaatttggatttttagatgaattgaaaaaattattgagtGATCCTAATCCTATGGTTGTTGCTAATGCCATTAATGCCTTGAGTGAAATTAGAGATATGAATACTAAtgaaaatttggaaatctTGGCATTCAATAGAGAAGTCATTAatagtttattattatgtcTTAATGAATGTACTGAATGGGGGAGAATCACCATTTTGAATACATTGGCTGAATATGACACTGATAATTCTGAAGAAGCTAATCATATTATGGGAAGAGTTATACCTCAATTACAACACGTTAATCCTTCTGTTGTTTTAAGTTCAATTAAAGCCATTTTGCATCATTTAAATGCTATCCCCGTCACAGCACAAAGAAGTAatatattgaagaaattatcCGCTCCATTGGTATCTCTTGTTAGTACTTCTATACCAGAAGCTCAATATGTGgggttgaaaaatattagaatcattttagaaaaatatCCTAATGTATTATCTAAAGAATTGCGagtttttttcattaaatattCTGATCCattatatttaaaattggaaaaattggaaattatgATTCGATTAGCAAGTGAACAAAATAGTGCTCTTTTATTGGgagaattgaaagaataTGCTATGGAATTTGAACCAGCATTAGTGACAAAAGCCATTAAATCTATTGGATCAGTTGCCATCAAACTTCAGGAAAGTGCGGTTAAGGCAATTAATCTTTTAcatgaaattattgatgaaagaGGTGGTGATTTGATTATCAATGAATCAGTAACTGTATTGGTCAATATTTTAAGACGTTACCCTGGGAAAAATGATTTGGCAACTTTGATTATACCGGTTATTTCCAATCAtgttaatgaattaaataaaactgAAGCATTATCAGGTTATATATGGTTATTAGGGGAGTatccaaaatatttttctgGTTTACATAAAAAATTAAGTGATTTAGTCGATGGATTTTTGGAAGATGATTCAGtattacaattgaatattttatcTACCATtgttaaaattaatttggAATTATCTAGCaatggtggtagtggtaatAGTCAATATTCTAATTTATTACAAAAAGTTTTAGAATTGGCTACTAAAGAATGTGAAAATGCTGATGTTAGGGATAAAGCTTATATATATTGGAgattattatcatcttcttcaagtGAAGATCAACagaaaaagattttgtTAACAAAATTACCTCCtattgaaacaacaattagTTCATTTAGTCCAGGTTTATTAGAAACTTTATTAGATGAATTATCCACTTTATCATCAGTTTATTATAAACCAGcaaaatcatttattgatCCTAATGCATATTCTCGAGTTCCAGtggaaaagaagaataaaaccaagattgaagatttgaaaaatatggctaaagaagaaatcattACTAATGCCAGAAATGATAATTTacttgattttgatgatgatgatgaagaaggaGACGGAGTTAGTGGTTCCAATGGTGATAGTGGTAATGTTGGAAATTTGTTAGATGAATTAAATGACTTGTTTAGTactccaccaccaccgccTTCTTCGTCTTCTCAAAACAGTCAACTGCAAATTGCTGGAGGACAAACTTCAACTAATGATATTTTAAGTTTATTCGATACCAttaacaccaccaccaccactactactactccTCAACAATCAACTCAAAGCTCCACGACTTATGGCATTGAAAACTTATCTGTATCAGGAAATGCATCTACAATGacgaaaaacaaaaacaatgtTAACAATGATCTATTAGATCTTTTTTGA
- the MED7 gene encoding mediator complex subunit (Subunit of the RNA polymerase II mediator complex): MSTNNTTTNNEDLISSLYPPPPPYYKFFTKDNLQKLSTWQENNQTTTVSSEVKLEEENTDPDSNNSEENSIPPGELRFLIPPKQPEGPQYRGYGNIWLFEDKLPNLKDSQWEQLYNTSTSTFTSTSTSTANTNIITNTDTDINGNQEVDAGDSTGDENLTSETKIKELHKLMDSLLLNFLELIGILSIDPIKYDKKIHDINLILININHLLNTYRPHQSRESLIMLLKNQIDYKFLEIDQINKKCLDIKSKIKNLINERITVVSDGTTTNTTTTTKTTGLGDGDSIDEKEQLKQDIINRLLSSI; encoded by the coding sequence ATGTCAACGAATAACACCACTACAAACAATGAAGATCTAATATCCTCATTATatccaccaccaccgccatactataaatttttcaccaaagataatttacaaaaactTTCCACGTGGCaagaaaacaatcaaacaacaacagtatCCTCAGAGGTtaaattagaagaagaaaatactGATCCTGATTCTAATAATCTGGAAGAAAATTCTATACCTCCAGGAGAATTAAGATTTTTAATACCGCCAAAACAACCTGAAGGTCCACAATATCGAGGATATGGTAATATTTGGTTATTTGAAGATAAATTGCCCAATTTAAAAGATTCTCAATGGGAACAATTATATAATACTTCCACTTCCACTTTCACTTCCACTTCCACTTCCACCGCCAACACCAACATCATCACCAATACTGACACTGATATCAATGGGAATCAAGAAGTCGATGCCGGCGATTCTACGGGCGATGAAAATTTAACTTCggaaacaaaaattaaagaattacACAAATTAATggattcattattattaaattttttagaATTAATTGGAATATTAAGTATTGATCCAATAAAAtatgataaaaaaattcatgatataaatttaattttaattaatattaatcatttattaaatacTTATCGACCTCATCAAAGTCGAGAAAGTTTAATTatgttattgaaaaatcaaattgattataaatttttagaaatcgatcaaattaataaaaaatgtCTTGATattaaatccaaaattaaaaatttaattaatgaacGAATAACAGTGGTAAGTGATggtacaacaacaaatacaacaacaacgacaaaaacaacaggacttggtgatggtgattcaattgatgaaaaggaacaattgaaacaagaTATCATTAATAGATTATTACTGTCAATATAA
- the HRT1 gene encoding SCF ubiquitin ligase complex subunit (Ortholog of S. cerevisiae Hrt1; component of a nuclear ubiquitin-protein ligase complex involved in cell cycle control; induced by hydroxyurea; Spider biofilm induced) — protein MADDQDRMDVDEVESKEPTTEPTTEPTSKPSSKPRFEVKKWTAVAFWSWDMQIENCAICRNHLMEPCIECQPNAMGNIPSEECIPAWGVCNHAFHLHCIRRWLKTRNACPLDSTNWTYQKLGN, from the exons ATGGCTGACGATCAAGATCGCATGGACGTTGATG aagTTGAACTGAAAGAACCAACAACAGAACCAACAACAGAACCAACATCAAAACCATCATCAAAACCAAGATTTGAAGTGAAAAAATGGACAGCGGTAGCGTTTTGGTCATGGGATAtgcaaattgaaaattgtgCCATTTGTAGAAATCACTTAATGGAACCATGTATTGAATGTCAACCAAATGCCATGGGTAATATTCCTTCAGAAGAGTGTATTCCTGCTTGGGGAGTATGTAATCATGCATTTCATTTACATTGTATTAGAAGATGGTtgaaaacaagaaatgCATGTCCCTTGGATAGTACTAATTGGACTTATCAAAAATTGGGTAATTAA